ACCAAAACCATTTGTTATCGGTAGTTGAATGATTTCAGGGGTTTCATAATCATGAAGCGCAAGAATCGTGGCTTTAACCTCTTCAAACAGTGTTGTTTTTGTTTTAATGAGCACCTGCTGCTCTTGATCGCAATTCACTTCACCTTGCCAATGATAATAAGACTGAATAGGCATCACCTGTACGCACGCCGCTAAACGCTGGCTAATCAGCTCATTGATAATTGTTTTCCCTATTTTAGGATCTGAAAACGTTGTTAAAACAACACAATATTGACCAGTCATGCTTATTTCCCCCTTATTAATATTTTTATCTTAATATTTCAAATTATTCAGAATAAGAATTTACAAGCAATGTCTCATTCTTTACATCAATGACAGAAGCATCATATAACTCTGACACGACGCTTACATTTGCCCCCTATTATCGCGCCGTTTCTCCCCTACAGAGAAACTATCTTTTATTCGTTAAGGAACTCGAATAGTGCGCAAATTTAAAATTCTATCATTAAGCCTAGCTGTCTCTATTGCCCTTTTTGGCTGTAATGATGACCATCACCACCATGATGACAACAATAAAGTTATTGATGGACAAACACTGACCCACACCCCAGAAGTGGTGAGTAAAGGTGATCAGCAAGTAAGTAAACAAACGATCACATTAGCCGCAACTTCTGACTTACACGGTCGCTTACGCGGCTATGACTACGCCATTGATGCTGAAGACAAACACGCAGGTTTAACCCGTATTGCTACTATCTTAGAGCAACAACGCCTTTTAGATCCTAACCTTATTCTGTTAGATATCGGTGATACGGTACAAGGGAACTCAGCACAACTATTTAATGATATGGA
This genomic window from Photobacterium angustum contains:
- the cutA gene encoding divalent-cation tolerance protein CutA, whose product is MTGQYCVVLTTFSDPKIGKTIINELISQRLAACVQVMPIQSYYHWQGEVNCDQEQQVLIKTKTTLFEEVKATILALHDYETPEIIQLPITNGFGDYLSWIDKECR